A region of Labeo rohita strain BAU-BD-2019 chromosome 2, IGBB_LRoh.1.0, whole genome shotgun sequence DNA encodes the following proteins:
- the jund gene encoding transcription factor jun-D has product MGTSLYPDEDIRGISRIMMKKDMSLNLDDQNSSSLKPDLRDAEGILNSPDLGLLKLASPELERLIIQSNGMVTTTPTSQFVYPKSVSDEQEFAEGFVKALEDLHKQNQLNGGACVPATLGRLTSSSTTLALPTDLPVYTNLSTYGSTTVNYSTDTIPFPPPPPAHPMAAPQQQPQPLKDEPQTVPDMQSFGDSPPLSPIDMDTQERIKAERKKLRNRIAASKCRKRKLERISRLEDKVKTLKSQNTELASTASVLREQVAQLKQRVMNHVNNGCQLLPNQVQAY; this is encoded by the coding sequence ATGGGAACAAGCCTTTACCCAGACGAGGACATCCGAGGAATATCACGCATCAtgatgaagaaagacatgagttTGAACCTGGACGACCAGAACAGCTCCAGCCTAAAGCCGGATTTGAGGGATGCCGAGGGGATTCTCAATTCGCCCGATTTGGGGCTGCTCAAACTGGCGTCTCCAGAGCTGGAGAGGCTGATCATCCAGTCCAACGGGATGGTGACCACCACTCCGACCTCCCAGTTCGTCTACCCGAAGTCGGTCAGCGACGAGCAGGAGTTCGCGGAGGGCTTCGTCAAAGCCCTGGAGGACCTTCACAAGCAGAACCAGCTGAACGGCGGAGCGTGCGTCCCCGCGACGCTCGGCAGACTCACCAGCAGCAGCACCACCCTCGCCTTGCCCACGGATCTACCCGTGTACACGAACTTAAGCACCTATGGAAGTACCACGGTGAACTATTCCACGGATACCATTCCGTTCCCCCCGCCGCCGCCTGCGCACCCGATGGCCGCGCCGCAGCAGCAGCCGCAGCCGCTGAAGGACGAGCCGCAGACCGTACCGGACATGCAGAGCTTCGGCGACAGCCCGCCGCTCTCCCCCATCGACATGGACACGCAGGAGCGCATCAAGGCCGAGAGGAAAAAGCTGCGTAACCGCATCGCCGCCTCCAAATGCCGCAAGAGGAAGCTGGAGCGGATATCCCGGCTGGAGGACAAAGTCAAAACCCTAAAGAGCCAGAACACGGAGCTCGCGTCTACGGCGAGCGTGCTGAGAGAACAAGTGGCGCAGTTAAAACAGAGAGTGATGAATCACGTTAATAACGGCTGTCAGTTGCTGCCGAATCAAGTTCAAGCTTATTAG
- the pgpep1 gene encoding pyroglutamyl-peptidase 1, whose protein sequence is MEQKKTVIVTGFEPFGEHTVNASWVAVQELEKLGLGHDINLHVAEVPVEYQAVQSLLPSLWKQHLPQLVVHVGVSGMATTVTLEQCGHNEGYMRLDNCSFCPESQCCMEGGPGCIHSVIDMDAVCKRVNSSGLGVSVSVSKDAGRYLCDYTYYMSLFLGEGRSAFVHVPPLGKPYSAEQLARALRAVILEMLELMEHNKGKKRCLHNQ, encoded by the exons ATGGAGCAGAAGAAGACGGTGATCGTGACAG gttttGAGCCGTTTGGTGAACATACTGTCAATGCCAGCTGGGTGGCAGTACAG GAGTTGGAGAAACTGGGTTTGGGTCACGATATAAACCTTCACGTTGCTGAAGTTCCTGTGGAGTATCAGGCGGTCCAAAGTCTTCTGCCGTCTCTCTGGAAACAGCATCTTCCTCAA TTAGTGGTCCATGTTGGCGTTTCCGGGATGGCCACTACAGTAACGCTTGAACAGTGCGGTCATAATGAGGGTTACATGCGTCTTGACAACTGCAGTTTCTGTCCGGAGTCGCAGTGCTGTATGGAGGGAGGACCGGGCTGCATTCATTCTGTCATAGACATGGACGCCGTCTGTAAGAGAGTGAACTCCTCCGGTCTCGGCGTCTCGGTGTCCGTATCAAAGGACGCTGGCAG GTATCTGTGTGACTACACCTACTACATGTCTTTGTTTCTGGGCGAGGGCAGATCTGCGTTTGTGCACGTTCCTCCTCTAGGGAAGCCCTACAGCGCGGAGCAGCTCGCTCGGGCCCTCAGGGCCGTCATCCTGGAGATGCTTGAACTCATGGAGCACAACAAGGGAAAGAAACGCTGTCTGCACAACCAATGA
- the upf1 gene encoding regulator of nonsense transcripts 1 isoform X2 — translation MSVEAYGPSSQTLTFLDTEEAELLGADTQGSEFEFTDFTLPSQTQTQGQTQSQLDNQVNGPDGVLPNGEDAVVKTSQLLAELNFEEDEEDTYYTKDLPVHACSYCGIHDPACVVYCNTSKKWFCNGRGNTSGSHIVNHLVRAKCKEVTLHKDGPLGETVLECYNCGCRNVFLLGFIPAKADSVVVLLCRQPCASQSSLKDINWDSSQWQPLIQDRCFLSWLVKIPSEQEQLRARQITAQQINKLEELWKENPTATLEDLEKPGVDEEPQHVLLRYEDAYQYQNIFGPLVKLEADYDKKLKESQTQDNITVRWDLGLNKKRIAYFTLPKTDSDMRLMQGDEICLRYKGDMAPLWKGIGHVIKVPDNYGDEIAIELRSSAGAPVEVPHNFQVDFVWKSTSFDRMQSALKTFAVDETSVSGYIYHKLLGHEVEDVIIKCQLPKRFTAQGLPDLNHSQVYAVKTVLQRPLSLIQGPPGTGKTVTSATIVYHLARQGNGPVLVCAPSNIAVDQLTEKIHQTGLKVVRLCAKSREAIDSPVSFLALHNQIRNMDSMPELQKLQQLKDETGELSSSDEKRYRALKRTAERELLMNADVICCTCVGAGDPRLAKMQFRSILIDESTQATEPECMVPVVLGAKQLILVGDHCQLGPVVMCKKAAKAGLSQSLFERLVVLGIRPIRLQVQYRMHPALSAFPSNIFYEGSLQNGVTAADRIKKGFDFQWPQPDKPMFFYVTQGQEEIASSGTSYLNRTEAANVEKITTRLLKAGAKPDQIGIITPYEGQRSYLVQYMQFSGSLHTKLYQEVEIASVDAFQGREKDFIILSCVRANEHQGIGFLNDPRRLNVALTRARYGVIIVGNPKALSKQPLWNHLLNYYKEQKVLVEGPLNNLRESLMQFSKPRKLVNTINPGARFMSTAMYDAREAMIPGSVYDRSSTGRPSNMYFQTHDQVGMIGTGPNPMGSMNIPIPFNLVMPPMPPPGYLGQVNGPAAGRGAPKGKTGGRGGRQRNRGTGNHGSGQANMPNSQASQDLVSQPFSQGPLTQGYITMSQPSQMSQPGLSQPELSQDSYLGDEFKSQMDVALSQDSTYQGERAYQHGGVTGLSQY, via the exons ATGAGTGTGGAGGCGTACGGGCCGAGCTCGCAGACGCTCACCTTCCTGGACACGGAGGAAGCGGAGCTGCTCGGGGCCGACACGCAGGGCTCCGAGTTCGAGTTCACCGACTTTACGCTGCCCAGCCAGACCCAAACGCAGGGCCAGACCCAGAGTCAACTCGACAACCAG GTGAACGGGCCTGATGGCGTTCTGCCCAACGGAGAGGATGCGGTGGTGAAGACCAGCCAACTTCTTGCCGAGCTGAACTTTGAGGAAGATGAGGAAGATACCTACTACACTAAAGACCTGCCGGTGCACGCCTGCAG CTACTGTGGCATCCATGATCCAGCATGTGTGGTCTACTGCAACACCAGCAAGAAATGGTTCTGCAACGGCCGCGGTAACACCTCTGGCAG CCATATTGTGAACCACTTGGTGAGGGCCAAATGTAAGGAGGTGACGCTGCATAAGGATGGACCGCTGGGAGAGACGGTTCTGGAGTGCTATAACTGCGGCTGCCGTAATGTCTTCCTGCTCGGCTTCATCCCGGCCAAAGCAGACTCTGTTGTGGTGCTTCTGTGCAG gCAGCCATGTGCCAGTCAGAGCAGTCTGAAGGACATTAATTGGGACAGCTCTCAGTGGCAGCCCCTCATCCAGGACCGCTGCTTCCTGTCCTGGCTGGTGAAGATCCCGTCCGAGCAGGAGCAGCTGAGGGCCCGTCAGATCACGGCACAGCAGATCAATAAACTTGAGGAGCTCTGGAAG GAAAACCCAACAGCGACGCTGGAGGATCTGGAGAAACCAGGAGTGGATGAGGAACCTCAGCACGTTCTGCTACGCTATGAAGACGCCTATCAGTACCAGAACATCTTTGGGCCGCTGGTTAAACTAGAGGCTGACTATGACAAGAAACTCAAAGAGTCCCAA ACTCAAGACAATATAACAGTGAGGTGGGATTTGGGACTGAATAAAAAGCGGATAGCTTATTTCACTCTGCCCAAGACGGATTCAG ACATGCGACTGATGCAAGGAGACGAGATCTGTCTGCGCTATAAAGGAGACATGGCTCCGCTCTGGAAAGGGATCGGACACGTCATCAAAGTCCCGGACA ATTATGGAGATGAAATTGCCATCGAGTTGCGCAGCAGTGCTGGAGCACCTGTGGAAGTGCCGCATAACTTCCAGGTGGACTTTGTCTGGAAGTCGACATCTTTTGACCG CATGCAGAGCGCCCTGAAGACGTTTGCTGTGGATGAGACCTCTGTGTCTGGCTACATCTACCACAAGCTGCTGGGTCATGAGGTGGAGGACGTTATCATCAAATGCCAGCTGCCCAAACGCTTCACCGCGCAGGGCCTGCCGGATCTCAACCACTCGCAG GTTTATGCCGTGAAGACGGTGCTGCAGCGACCCCTCAGTCTGATCCAGGGGCCTCCAGGAACCGGAAAGACTGTCACCTCTGCCACCATCGTCTACCATCTGGCCAGACAGGGCAATGG TCCAGTGCTGGTTTGTGCTCCAAGTAACATCGCAGTGGACCAGCTAACAGAAAAGATCCATCAGACGGGGCTGAAGGTGGTTCGTCTGTGTGCTAAGAGTCGTGAGGCCATCGATTCACCTGTGTCTTTCCTGGCTCTGCACAATCAGATCCGTAACATGGACAG CATGCCAGAGTTGCAGAAACTGCAGCAGCTGAAGGACGAAACTGGCGAGTTGTCGTCTTCTGATGAGAAACGTTATCGAGCTCTCAAACGAACCGCTGAGAGAGAGCTGCTCATG AATGCAGACGTGATCTGCTGCACGTGTGTGGGTGCGGGTGACCCTCGCCTGGCTAAGATGCAGTTCCGCTCCATCCTCATTGATGAGAGCACACAGGCCACGGAGCCCGAGTGCATGGTGCCAGTGGTGCTCGGGGCCAAACAG CTCATTCTGGTGGGTGACCACTGTCAGCTGGGTCCTGTGGTCATGTGCAAGAAGGCGGCTAAAGCGGGTCTGTCTCAGTCTCTGTTTGAGAGGCTGGTGGTGCTGGGCATCAGACCCATCCGTCTGCAGGTGCAGTACCGCATGCACCCGGCTCTCAGCGCTTTCCCGTCGAACATCTTCTACGAGGGCTCTCTGCAGAACGGAGTCACCGCCG CTGATCGCATCAAGAAAGGCTTTGACTTCCAGTGGCCTCAGCCTGATAAGCCCATGTTTTTCTACGTGACCCAGGGCCAGGAGGAGATCGCAAGCTCTGGCACCTCCTATCTCAACAG GACTGAGGCTGCTAATGTGGAGAAGATCACCACCCGTCTGCTGAAGGCCGGAGCCAAACCTGACCAGATTGGTATCATTACACCATACGAGGGTCAGCGCTCTTACCTGGTGCAGTACATGCAGTTCAGCGGCTCGCTGCACACCAAACTATACCAG GAGGTGGAGATCGCCAGCGTGGATGCGTTCCAGGGCAGAGAGAAGGACTTCATCATCCTGTCTTGTGTCAGAGCTAACGAGCACCAGGGCATCGGCTTCCTGAACGACCCGCGCCGTCTCAATGTGGCGCTGACCAGAGCCAG aTATGGTGTGATCATTGTGGGCAATCCGAAGGCTCTGTCCAAGCAGCCTCTGTGGAACCACCTTCTGAACTACTACAAGGAGCAGAAGGTTCTGGTGGAGGGACCGCTGAACAACCTGAGGGAGAGCCTCATGCAGTTCAGCAAGCCACGCAAGCTGGTCAACACCATCAACCCT GGAGCCCGTTTCATGAGTACCGCCATGTATGATGCAAGAGAGGCCATGATTCCTGGATCTGTGTATGATCGCAGCAGCACCG GTCGTCCGTCTAATATGTACTTCCAGACCCATGACCAGGTCGGCATGATCGGGACTGGGCCGAACCCAATGGGCTCCATGAACATCCCCATCCCGTTCAATCTAGTCATGCCGCCCATGCCTCCGCCCGGGTACCTGGGCCAGGTGAACGGACCAGCTGCAG GTCGTGGTGCTCCTAAAGGTAAGACCGGGGGTCGTGGAGGTCGTCAGAGAAACCGTGGCACCGGTAACCACGGCAGCGGGCAGGCCAACATGCCGAACAGCCAGGCCAGTCAGGATCTGGTGTCTCAGCCCTTCTCGCAGGGTCCACTGACCCAGGGCTACATCACCATGAGCCAGCCGTCACAGATGAGCCAACCTGGACTGTCCCAGCCCGAGCTCTCACAG gACAGCTACCTGGGTGATGAGTTCAAATCCCAGATGGATGTGGCGCTTTCCCAGGATTCAACCTACCAGGGCGAACGGGCATATCAACACGGAGGAGTGACTGGACTCTCACAGTACTAG
- the upf1 gene encoding regulator of nonsense transcripts 1 isoform X1 yields the protein MSVEAYGPSSQTLTFLDTEEAELLGADTQGSEFEFTDFTLPSQTQTQGQTQSQLDNQVNGPDGVLPNGEDAVVKTSQLLAELNFEEDEEDTYYTKDLPVHACSYCGIHDPACVVYCNTSKKWFCNGRGNTSGSHIVNHLVRAKCKEVTLHKDGPLGETVLECYNCGCRNVFLLGFIPAKADSVVVLLCRQPCASQSSLKDINWDSSQWQPLIQDRCFLSWLVKIPSEQEQLRARQITAQQINKLEELWKENPTATLEDLEKPGVDEEPQHVLLRYEDAYQYQNIFGPLVKLEADYDKKLKESQTQDNITVRWDLGLNKKRIAYFTLPKTDSGDMRLMQGDEICLRYKGDMAPLWKGIGHVIKVPDNYGDEIAIELRSSAGAPVEVPHNFQVDFVWKSTSFDRMQSALKTFAVDETSVSGYIYHKLLGHEVEDVIIKCQLPKRFTAQGLPDLNHSQVYAVKTVLQRPLSLIQGPPGTGKTVTSATIVYHLARQGNGPVLVCAPSNIAVDQLTEKIHQTGLKVVRLCAKSREAIDSPVSFLALHNQIRNMDSMPELQKLQQLKDETGELSSSDEKRYRALKRTAERELLMNADVICCTCVGAGDPRLAKMQFRSILIDESTQATEPECMVPVVLGAKQLILVGDHCQLGPVVMCKKAAKAGLSQSLFERLVVLGIRPIRLQVQYRMHPALSAFPSNIFYEGSLQNGVTAADRIKKGFDFQWPQPDKPMFFYVTQGQEEIASSGTSYLNRTEAANVEKITTRLLKAGAKPDQIGIITPYEGQRSYLVQYMQFSGSLHTKLYQEVEIASVDAFQGREKDFIILSCVRANEHQGIGFLNDPRRLNVALTRARYGVIIVGNPKALSKQPLWNHLLNYYKEQKVLVEGPLNNLRESLMQFSKPRKLVNTINPGARFMSTAMYDAREAMIPGSVYDRSSTGRPSNMYFQTHDQVGMIGTGPNPMGSMNIPIPFNLVMPPMPPPGYLGQVNGPAAGRGAPKGKTGGRGGRQRNRGTGNHGSGQANMPNSQASQDLVSQPFSQGPLTQGYITMSQPSQMSQPGLSQPELSQDSYLGDEFKSQMDVALSQDSTYQGERAYQHGGVTGLSQY from the exons ATGAGTGTGGAGGCGTACGGGCCGAGCTCGCAGACGCTCACCTTCCTGGACACGGAGGAAGCGGAGCTGCTCGGGGCCGACACGCAGGGCTCCGAGTTCGAGTTCACCGACTTTACGCTGCCCAGCCAGACCCAAACGCAGGGCCAGACCCAGAGTCAACTCGACAACCAG GTGAACGGGCCTGATGGCGTTCTGCCCAACGGAGAGGATGCGGTGGTGAAGACCAGCCAACTTCTTGCCGAGCTGAACTTTGAGGAAGATGAGGAAGATACCTACTACACTAAAGACCTGCCGGTGCACGCCTGCAG CTACTGTGGCATCCATGATCCAGCATGTGTGGTCTACTGCAACACCAGCAAGAAATGGTTCTGCAACGGCCGCGGTAACACCTCTGGCAG CCATATTGTGAACCACTTGGTGAGGGCCAAATGTAAGGAGGTGACGCTGCATAAGGATGGACCGCTGGGAGAGACGGTTCTGGAGTGCTATAACTGCGGCTGCCGTAATGTCTTCCTGCTCGGCTTCATCCCGGCCAAAGCAGACTCTGTTGTGGTGCTTCTGTGCAG gCAGCCATGTGCCAGTCAGAGCAGTCTGAAGGACATTAATTGGGACAGCTCTCAGTGGCAGCCCCTCATCCAGGACCGCTGCTTCCTGTCCTGGCTGGTGAAGATCCCGTCCGAGCAGGAGCAGCTGAGGGCCCGTCAGATCACGGCACAGCAGATCAATAAACTTGAGGAGCTCTGGAAG GAAAACCCAACAGCGACGCTGGAGGATCTGGAGAAACCAGGAGTGGATGAGGAACCTCAGCACGTTCTGCTACGCTATGAAGACGCCTATCAGTACCAGAACATCTTTGGGCCGCTGGTTAAACTAGAGGCTGACTATGACAAGAAACTCAAAGAGTCCCAA ACTCAAGACAATATAACAGTGAGGTGGGATTTGGGACTGAATAAAAAGCGGATAGCTTATTTCACTCTGCCCAAGACGGATTCAGGTG ACATGCGACTGATGCAAGGAGACGAGATCTGTCTGCGCTATAAAGGAGACATGGCTCCGCTCTGGAAAGGGATCGGACACGTCATCAAAGTCCCGGACA ATTATGGAGATGAAATTGCCATCGAGTTGCGCAGCAGTGCTGGAGCACCTGTGGAAGTGCCGCATAACTTCCAGGTGGACTTTGTCTGGAAGTCGACATCTTTTGACCG CATGCAGAGCGCCCTGAAGACGTTTGCTGTGGATGAGACCTCTGTGTCTGGCTACATCTACCACAAGCTGCTGGGTCATGAGGTGGAGGACGTTATCATCAAATGCCAGCTGCCCAAACGCTTCACCGCGCAGGGCCTGCCGGATCTCAACCACTCGCAG GTTTATGCCGTGAAGACGGTGCTGCAGCGACCCCTCAGTCTGATCCAGGGGCCTCCAGGAACCGGAAAGACTGTCACCTCTGCCACCATCGTCTACCATCTGGCCAGACAGGGCAATGG TCCAGTGCTGGTTTGTGCTCCAAGTAACATCGCAGTGGACCAGCTAACAGAAAAGATCCATCAGACGGGGCTGAAGGTGGTTCGTCTGTGTGCTAAGAGTCGTGAGGCCATCGATTCACCTGTGTCTTTCCTGGCTCTGCACAATCAGATCCGTAACATGGACAG CATGCCAGAGTTGCAGAAACTGCAGCAGCTGAAGGACGAAACTGGCGAGTTGTCGTCTTCTGATGAGAAACGTTATCGAGCTCTCAAACGAACCGCTGAGAGAGAGCTGCTCATG AATGCAGACGTGATCTGCTGCACGTGTGTGGGTGCGGGTGACCCTCGCCTGGCTAAGATGCAGTTCCGCTCCATCCTCATTGATGAGAGCACACAGGCCACGGAGCCCGAGTGCATGGTGCCAGTGGTGCTCGGGGCCAAACAG CTCATTCTGGTGGGTGACCACTGTCAGCTGGGTCCTGTGGTCATGTGCAAGAAGGCGGCTAAAGCGGGTCTGTCTCAGTCTCTGTTTGAGAGGCTGGTGGTGCTGGGCATCAGACCCATCCGTCTGCAGGTGCAGTACCGCATGCACCCGGCTCTCAGCGCTTTCCCGTCGAACATCTTCTACGAGGGCTCTCTGCAGAACGGAGTCACCGCCG CTGATCGCATCAAGAAAGGCTTTGACTTCCAGTGGCCTCAGCCTGATAAGCCCATGTTTTTCTACGTGACCCAGGGCCAGGAGGAGATCGCAAGCTCTGGCACCTCCTATCTCAACAG GACTGAGGCTGCTAATGTGGAGAAGATCACCACCCGTCTGCTGAAGGCCGGAGCCAAACCTGACCAGATTGGTATCATTACACCATACGAGGGTCAGCGCTCTTACCTGGTGCAGTACATGCAGTTCAGCGGCTCGCTGCACACCAAACTATACCAG GAGGTGGAGATCGCCAGCGTGGATGCGTTCCAGGGCAGAGAGAAGGACTTCATCATCCTGTCTTGTGTCAGAGCTAACGAGCACCAGGGCATCGGCTTCCTGAACGACCCGCGCCGTCTCAATGTGGCGCTGACCAGAGCCAG aTATGGTGTGATCATTGTGGGCAATCCGAAGGCTCTGTCCAAGCAGCCTCTGTGGAACCACCTTCTGAACTACTACAAGGAGCAGAAGGTTCTGGTGGAGGGACCGCTGAACAACCTGAGGGAGAGCCTCATGCAGTTCAGCAAGCCACGCAAGCTGGTCAACACCATCAACCCT GGAGCCCGTTTCATGAGTACCGCCATGTATGATGCAAGAGAGGCCATGATTCCTGGATCTGTGTATGATCGCAGCAGCACCG GTCGTCCGTCTAATATGTACTTCCAGACCCATGACCAGGTCGGCATGATCGGGACTGGGCCGAACCCAATGGGCTCCATGAACATCCCCATCCCGTTCAATCTAGTCATGCCGCCCATGCCTCCGCCCGGGTACCTGGGCCAGGTGAACGGACCAGCTGCAG GTCGTGGTGCTCCTAAAGGTAAGACCGGGGGTCGTGGAGGTCGTCAGAGAAACCGTGGCACCGGTAACCACGGCAGCGGGCAGGCCAACATGCCGAACAGCCAGGCCAGTCAGGATCTGGTGTCTCAGCCCTTCTCGCAGGGTCCACTGACCCAGGGCTACATCACCATGAGCCAGCCGTCACAGATGAGCCAACCTGGACTGTCCCAGCCCGAGCTCTCACAG gACAGCTACCTGGGTGATGAGTTCAAATCCCAGATGGATGTGGCGCTTTCCCAGGATTCAACCTACCAGGGCGAACGGGCATATCAACACGGAGGAGTGACTGGACTCTCACAGTACTAG